The Aquificaceae bacterium nucleotide sequence TCCAGCCTCCATCAAAGAGCTATTGCCAACATCTCTGCCATACGTTGAGCTAAGAGTGAACTCCTTGGCAAAACTGGGAGATAAAGCATCCTGCATATGGAGGTTCATAGCGATGCCAGCGTAAAACAGCTTGTGGTATATACGGAGAAGGAAAAGCTCAAACTCTTGGAATGTTTTTTGAGCTTTTTTGACAGAGAAGCGTTATAAGAGGTATCTAATTTTGTGATAACTTGCAAATTTTGAGTTATAATATATAACATAAGGCGGCGTAGCTCAGCTGGTTAGAGCGGAGATCTCATAAGTCTCAGGTCGGAGGTTCGAGTCCTCCCGCCGCCACTATTCCGTAGATACCTTCCTCTGTAGGTTATACATCCTTATTATCTCCTCTACTGTGTTAGCATCTTCTGGGTTTTTGTCCTCTCTTATAAAGCTAACCGCCCTTGGAAAACGCAAGGCGTAGCCCGGCTCTTCAAGGGTCCTGCCTGCGGTGTGCAAAGGAGACCTCGTTATCTCATCCGCCTTGACCGTTATTACATACCTTGGCTCTACCCACACATCTACGTCAATTATGCTGTCCACTCTTGGATGTTTATGGTTAAGCCTTATGGTGTCCAACATCTCCCTTAACCTGACCCATTCATCCTCTGTAAAGCCTGAACCCACCTTACTTACCGTCTTAAAGGTATCTGTAGAAGGCTCGTAAACCGCCACAAGGAGACCACCTATACCCAATCTTGCCCTTGCACCCTTTCCGTAATAGTAGCCCACTATTACCACGTCCACCGTGTCCGCAAGACTTCCCCTGTAGCTTCTTTTTAACTTTATCCAGTTAAAATTCCTTGAGCCTGCAGTGTAAGGAGCATCAAGTCTTTTTGCCATTATACCCTCAAGCCCTCTTGTTATAACGTCCTCAAAAAAAGTCTCTATTTCCTTTACCTTGTCTGTTATAAACATTTCTGAAGGTCTAAGAGTGTTTGTTTTAGAGAGAAGCTCCTCAAGGGTTTTCCTTCTTTCTATATAAGGCTTTACCGTGTAGTCCTCTCCTTCAAGATAAAGCAGGTCAAAAACAAAGAGCTTAAGTGGATAATCCCTTGCATATTCTTCTATGCTGTATTTTCTCTTTCTCTGTATGGTTATTTGAAAAGGATAAAACTCGCCAGTCTCTTCGTTTACCGCTAAGGCTTCACCTTCAATTATTACCCTTTGGACCTTTATGTCCTCCATGACCGCCTTTACCACATCGGGAAACATCTCCGTCATCCTTTCAAGGTTTCTTGAGTATATTTCCACCTTGTCGCCATCCTTGTGAACCTGTAGTCTAAAGCCGTCATATTTTGCCTCCACACCACATCTGCCAAGCCTTTGAATTATCTCCTGTGCACTGGATACCCTTTCCGCCAAAGCCATCCTTATGGGATAACCTAATTGAATCTTGAACTCTTTTATGGCTTCAGGTCCGCCCTCCTTTAGCCTTTTGGCTACGAGCCCAAGGTCGGAGCACAAGTTATAAGCCCTTTCTATAAAGCTTTTCAAATGCATTGACCCTCTGGCTAAGGCATCTATTATGGTTGCATCACCCACCCCCAGCCTTAGCCTCCCTATAATTATCCTTACCGCATACTTGGCTTCAAAGCCCGAAAGACCCTTTAGAAGG carries:
- a CDS encoding ATP-dependent DNA ligase — its product is MTFRELSEYFHRIEQTTSRLEMAEILRSLLEKASVEEVDKVVYLTLGELLPAFRGIEFGISEKLLMESLSKACGVRLSQVQTLYKQKGDLGDVAEELIGWQGRNLSLVRVYEELFDIARTRGTLDKVMKLINLLKGLSGFEAKYAVRIIIGRLRLGVGDATIIDALARGSMHLKSFIERAYNLCSDLGLVAKRLKEGGPEAIKEFKIQLGYPIRMALAERVSSAQEIIQRLGRCGVEAKYDGFRLQVHKDGDKVEIYSRNLERMTEMFPDVVKAVMEDIKVQRVIIEGEALAVNEETGEFYPFQITIQRKRKYSIEEYARDYPLKLFVFDLLYLEGEDYTVKPYIERRKTLEELLSKTNTLRPSEMFITDKVKEIETFFEDVITRGLEGIMAKRLDAPYTAGSRNFNWIKLKRSYRGSLADTVDVVIVGYYYGKGARARLGIGGLLVAVYEPSTDTFKTVSKVGSGFTEDEWVRLREMLDTIRLNHKHPRVDSIIDVDVWVEPRYVITVKADEITRSPLHTAGRTLEEPGYALRFPRAVSFIREDKNPEDANTVEEIIRMYNLQRKVSTE